From the Trifolium pratense cultivar HEN17-A07 linkage group LG4, ARS_RC_1.1, whole genome shotgun sequence genome, the window caattattgtatgaaactactactggtatgtTTGTACTGTCTCTCACcttgtagctcatttttcaatagtatttacatatccggaaagctaacgaaattacccttgttgtcatttaaatttcgtcaaatttggagttacgatgtgtttggtagacgatgttgaatttgaaggtcataagtagatttctgcaaaattagtaattggacagaccttctcTAAAACTGTatttaatctctctttgtaactccaaatttagtggggtttgatcctgtggaaagctaactcgattatggtcatttcggtatccatttggtgaattattgatccaaatttaGTTGTTtgtgaagctttgaagttgtgactcgaaagcatattttgtgcagaattttgggggacataccttccctaaaacggtaattaatctctctttgtaactccaaatttagtggagtttgattctgtggaaagataactctattacggtcatttcgatatccgtttggtgaattattgatccaaattgagttgtgtgcgaaactttgaagttgtgacatgaaagcagaattttagggggggcaaaatccaaaaaattataaaacagggggggtaaaattccgatttaatcaaaacagggggcaaaactgcatttaagccatgTTTAAATGTCACATGAAAattatgataataaaaaaaatctttggttCTGTGAGGTACGGGTTCGAATGACATTGGTCACTTGCtggttttaatatattatatattattatattgagggggataataaatataaaaaagagaataataaaAGATGAATAATAGTATCAATATAATGAGGAGGATAATATACTAGGCTAATCtaccaaattttcaaattttattgaatgttcgcataaaattattttacaccaacaatatatttattacattgaaataaaatgaaaagtaGCAGCTTCTAAATAATGCACAAGTAAACCTAAATGCATTAGAGTGAGAGGCTGGCTACTCCTAAAAACTTAAATGATAACTATCATGAAAATCTAAATTATGTAGGATATTAATTAAAAGTCTACCATGGAACAAAGGCTATATATGTTATTTGAAGTAAGCCAAAACTCCAACAAAAGGAGCATTGATATATGTAGCTGGCTCTGATTGAGAAACATTATATCGTGAGTCTTGAAAAGAATCATCATCCGCTGGTCCTCCAACAATTGCTCCTGTTAGTACGTTTATATTAGGTGTTGATGATTGAAAATATTTGTCTCCATCACGGCAGCCCATACGATTTGGGTGCACGTCAAATGATGGCAAAGTTGAACCACGATGATGTATCTTCTGAGGATATTTTTTTCCGTAGCCTACCATGTATGACATTCCTAATGGGTTCTTTCCTAGAATATAATCAACCTACAATACATAGAAtttcaaaaatccatttaaaaaatgtaactaCTAGAAAATAGTACTTAATTGATTACCTAAAAACATAGAAAATAGtacttaatttatttcaaaaatagttATATAATTACCTGTGTTTTTGCAAGATTAATGAGATCAGATGGTTTAGCAACTACATTTCCACATCGTACCACTTTGTTATTAGCTTGCATATAGCGAGCATAAACaattaacaaaaaagaaagtgaTGTTGCATGTTGTAGGTTACTTGATCCAACTTTGAACAGAAGCCCACCTAATTAATCACCATCCAAAACTCaagtaaattaatatatttgtaagtgattttttattttttattttgttttatatgatATATTAGTCTGTATTTCCAATTTATGTatgtaatttaaatttgtaAACATGTATTTTTATAATAGCTATAAAAGTAAGTAATCTCTTACCTTTGGAGTATGTGACTGATTTGGTTGGTGAATTGGGCAACAAAGAGCATACAAGTTTGTTTGCATTAGGAACAAAAAGACTTTGGTCTGATGGATTCTTCATCACCCACtgttaaaattggaaaaataaaacaaaattatggaTATGTCATTACTCGTAAGGTGATATTCTATctgatcttaaaaaaaatttgaattaataaaaatttatatactaaataaaaatttaaatcaataaCTTTTTTATCTGatctaagagagtttcatagactaatgataCGATACCGTaacttttttatcattggagtttcATGGCGTGACACAgagggtatcaaaattgatgataccggtaccttaaataagatattgtatcatcaatttaatgttattattatttttatttttggtatataaatcTAATTTAATAGCTTCTATATATGTCAAAACATTACCGTTTGtcattaatgtatgatactcaaaaagtggtatcaccattggagtaaaatacgtatgagttgcataaatattacatgacattgtagGAACCCCTTgttaatgtatgatacccaaagtggtatcaccattggagatgctcttagtTTTTATATATCTAACtttcttttatgttattttatatattcagaCTGGAgcacatttttgtttttgtcaaatagctAGTCTAGACGTATATAATAGAATTAATGAATAACAATGAAACTAACCTTAGAAACAAGGACATTAATGCCAGCATGCTTAGAATCCCATCCAAATTCAGCAAAACTACCACCATTAGTTAGAACTTTAAAACCATTGATATTTTTAACAATAGAAGTGAATTTTATGGAttgtatatttgattttataaagttcCAATGAGTTTGATCTTTAGAAGCCTTATACAACCATGATGAACCCCAAATCAACTCATCCTGAATTTCGTTacaagccaaaaaaaaaaaagttattaggCAAGAAcactattatttattatttataaagactattaattagtaaaaaaactataaaaaaatgttagtaaaaaaaagattataaaaaaattaaattattaaaaataggcaaaaaaaaattgtctctaAACTTATGATTGAGTTTAGTTGCGAATACTTTTTTTCCATACTTTTTCCGTATCTCGTTTTCAAGGTTGGttcaattttcttataattttttttttgaaggactTATAATTTTTGTCTACATACAAATATGAAATAAAGATCATGAAAGTCATACCATGTAACCATTGAAATTACAGTAGAAGGGACATACTCCATCACCAATGGAATCATTGTAAGAGCCACGGTGATTATTTGCAAAGTTAAACACctaaatatatcatataaatataataattagttGCAAGGTATTATtaggaaaataaaatatcaaaagaaaataataaattgctCCCCAATATGTtctaaaataatacataaaaacaaatttaaaaaattgccTTTAACTTTTGGGCCTTTTTCCAAATAATTACACGATTGTAGCTAAGtacttattattaatttttataaaaatcagaTTATAAGtgattgatatatatttttgtggagTTCAGGTTCTCTCCATTTATTATCCCTCCATTTATTATCCCTCCATTTATTCTCCATTTGGAAAGAGATAAACACATTAAGAATTAGTGGGACCCATTAAAGTGGGTCCTACTAATTTGTGGACCCCACTAATTTTTTcatgtgtctatctctctctaaaTGGATAATAAATGGAGAGATAATAAATGGAAGAACCTGAACTCATTTTTGTGAactcttttcaatttttgttttttagtatAGACTTCAATTTTTGTCAATACTTCAATTTTGTTAGAAAATGTAATTTATTTCCCTaataaaaagacaatttttCAGATtgatagcaaaaaaaaattcaaattgtaCACATATATACCTGTTTAGCGCTAGCCAGAAGCACTTTAGAATATTTTCGATCGATTTTGCGAAATACAATAGATGACGCTGCAAGTGCAGCCGCAATCTCAGACGAAACTTCTGAGCCGGGCTTATCTTGTGTCAAATAATAAGCTTGCCTAGAGGTGTCCATATCTTCTGGCCTTTCCCAACAACCATGATCACTATTGGGATTTCCAACTTGTGCTACAACCACATTTGGGACTCTTGTGGCTTTGAGGAAATAATCAGTTCCCCAACGGATTGCTTCCAATGCATGTGGCAAATCTGATCCCATTTTATCTCCAAATTCTATCACACTCCAAGCTAGCATTGTGGTTGTAAATGCCATAGGAAAATGGAATTTTACATTGTCACCAGCATCATAGTATCCACCAACCATATCCATCTGCATTCGGAATACAATTTCAGTAAATTAGATGTttgaataaattaataaattaaattagggATTTCAGGGCTCGCCCAAGCCAAAAGCAACTGAGGCTAGGACTTTAGGCCCAAAGTTTAGGCTTTGGAAATAGGCCTCAacagttttttttgtttagttaCTTTTGTCGTTTTACTGATTACTTAAACATTGTCTGCGACTTAAGTAACggacaagttttttttttctaaaatgctCTATTTTTACACATCCTCTATTTAAATCGTGGATGTGTAAAAATAGGACACGCGAGTAACCAGTAGGatgacaaagttttttttttttttttttcaggaaGGCCTCAACAATTGATAATAAATAGAACTTGTTGCTATATTTAAACAAGATGTTATTAGCAACTCAGTGGCTAAAGCCTTTGCCTTTTTAGTTCTTGGTCATAGTATCAAATCTTATtgcattttcaatttaattttccAAAAACTATTAATAAGTTTCATTTTCCAATGTTTGAATAATAAATCACACCAGCGTAATTgcttttaattaaaattcactaataaagttaattttttgaCTTGATTTATACTACCTCCGTCCATAATTATAAGACCatgtttgaccactgcacgtacgccaatgcacaattttgatcaataatatttttaattgtttattagtaaaaattataaaaatttaatattttgaaaatactcatcaaaataaattgaacaaaatcttatatgctaatatttacatttatatattattaaaaaaatacgatcaaaacaaggtatataaatagtacatttttgtcaaacagagtcttataattagggacagaggtagtatttaactattttttccaaaaatttatcaaaaaagaaaaatatcttttacaaaattatctaTAATATAAGTTTTATACAAGTACATCACTTAATgttttgccccttaaaaatattaataaaaaagtttacacACTTCATCCCACAACAACCGTCACAATTGgatacttatacaaataaaaaaattgaattgtgattttactaatttatctcCATTTTCATTATCATAAATATAAAGTGCAAAATAATAACAGTGTGATGCATATGGGTGcttgcggttcggtttggattggttttgagacaaaaattcatccgatccaaaaatgaatgtgttcgcggtttggttcggttttggatgataaataagaaaaatccGATCGGATCCAATTTTATACGGTTTAATTTGAATCGGTTTTtagatatccaaattataaattgtaaatatttttaataaatattaatattataaaaaacactaaaatgcagtttaatgttttttaataaatattaatattataaacattaaCTTCGAtctaaaatataacatataatatattaaaaattaatattttgtaacgtaaattatcaataatatttgaaacatatcataaagtaaaaaatagattaatttaaactaacaaatagtattaacaaactttaaaatgaagtaaaaataggttaatgcaatatatattcatactaataaaaagataaataaatatttagacATATGTGTgtgcggtttggtttggatcagttttgaaaaatcaatccgAAATTCTATctgatccagcggttttcacaaaatgacatccaaacatccaaaaatatttgatttttttgcggttttcggttttttggatcaatttacggtttttatttggattggtttaattttatttacatgatacaatttttataaaaaaatataaaatattttttttctcaaaatagaCAACACaattagaaaaaaaacaaagtaatttaaataatattagaaacttttataaaaggaccgatatttttattattattatttctaaaaGGCCTCATTTAATTTTTCGCTTTAGGCCTCTTGAATTTctaaattcaatatatatatatatatatagtcaaatataACTTAATTACCAGAATTTCACACTGGGTGAATAAGTGGTGAATCTCGGATTCTAACTCCAACTTCTACATATTACAATGTCCTTAATTACCAGTTTAGTTATGCTCGATTATTTAATAGTTTGTCACCCATTTTCTATTCCTATAAttgtaaataaattaataattaacatTTGACATGATTATATatcaatgattaaaattatttgtaaaaaataaataaataattaattattacttattttatgttttaaagcGGGTTGcagtcataaaaataaaattttaaagcGAGAAACATCTTCCAAAGGCATATAAAATGTCCTAACTTGAAAGTAAGTGTCACaacttttcttttgaaaaatgtcAATGTGTCAACTTGAGTCAAGAAATCACATATTTGACCTAGTCACGCAAACAATTGATGTTCGAAGTTTGAAAAACTCATATTTTCAATTATTATGATAAATAAGatccaaaatacaaaatataacCGTGTGAACTAATGAAATTTTGATTTGACAATATACATCGTCAATtccataaatttaaattaagtgcattgaatcaaaattaaatacGTGACCAACGgtctaaaaaaaacttaaagatGGTGAAAAATagacataaaaaattatgtgaTCTTATAATGActtgattttcttttaaaatagaGTACTTACATGAATATCTTGTCCATCATTAAGGGCAGAGTCTTTTCTCCATTTCATACGTTGTGAAGGTGGCAATTTTCCGGATCTTTGaccttcaaaaaataaaatgcttTTTGTCAATGCATCACCATAGTTAAGTTTAAGTGAAACTGATTTTGCCATTATAGCCATCATCATTGTTAA encodes:
- the LOC123921961 gene encoding endoglucanase 4-like encodes the protein MSKLSLLLTMMMAIMAKSVSLKLNYGDALTKSILFFEGQRSGKLPPSQRMKWRKDSALNDGQDIHMDMVGGYYDAGDNVKFHFPMAFTTTMLAWSVIEFGDKMGSDLPHALEAIRWGTDYFLKATRVPNVVVAQVGNPNSDHGCWERPEDMDTSRQAYYLTQDKPGSEVSSEIAAALAASSIVFRKIDRKYSKVLLASAKQVFNFANNHRGSYNDSIGDGVCPFYCNFNGYMDELIWGSSWLYKASKDQTHWNFIKSNIQSIKFTSIVKNINGFKVLTNGGSFAEFGWDSKHAGINVLVSKWVMKNPSDQSLFVPNANKLVCSLLPNSPTKSVTYSKGGLLFKVGSSNLQHATSLSFLLIVYARYMQANNKVVRCGNVVAKPSDLINLAKTQVDYILGKNPLGMSYMVGYGKKYPQKIHHRGSTLPSFDVHPNRMGCRDGDKYFQSSTPNINVLTGAIVGGPADDDSFQDSRYNVSQSEPATYINAPFVGVLAYFK